A part of Myxococcales bacterium genomic DNA contains:
- a CDS encoding 4a-hydroxytetrahydrobiopterin dehydratase, with translation MENEKIDFASENVLVPQADDLPMTVSEAVKLLPHLEEGWSVNQAGHLEKVFLVKNFKASLDLANTLGKIAESVGYYPNLLVSYAKLRVEIWSTTIGGLSRADFILAAKIDQTRK, from the coding sequence GTGGAAAATGAAAAAATAGATTTTGCGAGTGAGAACGTGCTTGTTCCTCAAGCTGATGATTTACCCATGACAGTGAGTGAAGCGGTAAAATTATTGCCGCATTTGGAAGAAGGCTGGTCGGTAAATCAAGCTGGTCATTTAGAAAAAGTTTTTTTGGTGAAAAATTTCAAAGCAAGTTTGGATTTGGCTAACACGCTTGGGAAAATTGCCGAGAGCGTGGGGTATTATCCAAATTTGTTGGTTTCTTACGCTAAGTTGAGAGTAGAAATTTGGAGCACCACCATCGGAGGCCTTAGTCGTGCTGATTTTATTTTGGCAGCTAAGATCGATCAAACAAGGAAATAA